One stretch of Amycolatopsis tolypomycina DNA includes these proteins:
- a CDS encoding sensor histidine kinase gives MRPGGRWTDQGFPSTNDDGGAAVPNEDAAGVGGAPAQSPGADPGRKAGLFSGMRDWRLRSKLAAVLIIPTLTALALGAVRVIDDAREAAEFQRTADQVAFAVKVTTVVHELQNERSLAVARISSGNSLLQTGLDAQIAKVDREVADLRGAANTLDYDDQATKDRYTRGLQRLDALRPLRAAFNTQNSLPDVTVLTAYSGILDSLIELGREVTTAVTDRDVLRLGTSTQAISEAKEFTTRSDAELQIAAFRGSFPGDLLDQTRASASSADASVAAFLANADDDQRQLYNDTYSGPEVDDRRRILTSAFSFAQLGDPPNIDTTALGQDSKVSADKLHAVESNLLAQLKARADDLATAAVNSAWIGGAVVLAALALAVALMLIVARLMLRPLRVLRKSALDVAYTRLPETVQAILDDPDPVGASKRAVQPVPVTSRDEIGEVARSFDIVHEQAVKMAAEQALLRENVNGIFVNLSRRSQRLVERQLGVIDRLEADEQDPDHLASLFELDHLATRLRRNGESLLVLSGAGLAKSVPKPVPAADVIGAAVSEIEQYARIEVGIVPDVAVQGLAIHDLVHVLAELLDNATYFSEPETKVIVRAVVTRRKALAIQVTDHGVGMSEERLAEVNARLADPPDLDVSVTRRMGLYVVSRLAKRHGIEVRLRENEDIEGGVIARVVVPAELLTQLRPGMQRQTPPPANRSETSMSMPSIPPIPAARSDFDQTQSFAQTPPPPSHPTPAAPPPPAHEPVANQGGLVPLDQPISLDDLVSGGRAAGPFLSPELPKPETPAWPTAEDLAPLAPSSNGDGASSRAADTQFAPLVLPKREPKFVPPEEPPPAPPPAPEVGSSALEDDVPTRRLPIYQSVLSRWFSEGDDSAADPVAPQGDGEDPNLPPLTGSEEPSVPAASSSAPAEPSRDELQPTAATRHPLLPADDGWHSASDDGWQAAQSLLESKNEEITPAGLPKRVPNAYLVPGSISSPSADAPPQNSFADNTAGMPGTGAITRSASAARSRMASFQRGYTSGRHALKELPAEEQLQGSRVPGRGNTTDSSEE, from the coding sequence ATGCGCCCTGGCGGGCGCTGGACCGACCAGGGTTTCCCGAGCACGAACGATGATGGTGGAGCGGCGGTGCCGAACGAAGACGCCGCGGGGGTGGGAGGGGCCCCCGCGCAGTCGCCCGGAGCGGATCCGGGCCGGAAGGCCGGGCTGTTCTCCGGCATGCGCGACTGGCGGCTGCGGTCCAAGCTGGCCGCGGTCCTGATCATCCCGACGCTGACGGCGCTCGCGCTGGGCGCGGTGCGCGTGATCGACGACGCCCGCGAGGCGGCCGAGTTCCAGCGCACCGCCGACCAGGTGGCGTTCGCCGTCAAGGTGACCACGGTCGTGCACGAGCTGCAGAACGAGCGCTCGCTGGCCGTCGCCCGGATCTCGTCGGGCAACTCGCTGCTGCAGACCGGGCTCGACGCCCAGATCGCCAAGGTCGACCGCGAGGTCGCCGACCTGCGAGGCGCGGCGAACACCCTCGACTACGACGACCAGGCGACCAAGGACCGCTACACCCGCGGTCTCCAGCGCCTCGACGCCCTGCGCCCGCTGCGCGCGGCGTTCAACACCCAGAACAGCCTGCCCGACGTCACGGTGCTCACCGCCTACTCGGGCATCCTCGACTCGCTCATCGAGCTCGGCCGCGAGGTGACCACCGCGGTCACCGACCGGGACGTGCTGCGCCTCGGCACGAGCACGCAGGCGATCAGCGAGGCCAAGGAGTTCACCACCCGCTCCGACGCCGAGCTGCAGATCGCCGCGTTCCGCGGCAGCTTCCCCGGCGACCTGCTCGACCAGACGCGCGCTTCGGCGTCCAGTGCGGACGCCTCCGTCGCGGCCTTCCTCGCGAACGCCGACGACGACCAGCGCCAGCTCTACAACGACACCTACTCCGGCCCGGAGGTCGACGACCGCCGCCGGATCCTGACCTCGGCGTTCTCCTTCGCCCAGCTGGGTGACCCGCCGAACATCGACACGACCGCGCTCGGCCAGGACAGCAAGGTGTCGGCCGACAAGCTGCACGCGGTCGAGTCGAACCTGCTGGCCCAGCTCAAGGCCCGCGCCGACGACCTCGCCACGGCGGCGGTCAACTCGGCGTGGATCGGCGGTGCCGTGGTGCTCGCCGCGCTGGCGCTGGCGGTCGCGCTGATGCTCATCGTCGCGCGCCTGATGCTGCGCCCGCTGCGGGTGCTGCGGAAGAGCGCGCTGGACGTCGCCTACACCCGGCTGCCGGAGACCGTGCAGGCGATCCTGGACGACCCGGACCCGGTCGGCGCCTCCAAGCGGGCCGTCCAGCCGGTGCCCGTCACCTCCCGCGACGAGATCGGCGAGGTCGCGCGGTCGTTCGACATCGTCCACGAACAGGCCGTCAAGATGGCCGCCGAGCAGGCCCTCCTGCGCGAGAACGTCAACGGCATCTTCGTGAACCTGTCCCGCCGGTCGCAGCGGCTGGTGGAACGCCAGCTCGGCGTCATCGACCGGCTCGAGGCCGACGAGCAGGACCCGGACCACTTGGCCAGCCTGTTCGAGCTCGACCACCTCGCGACGCGGCTGCGGCGCAACGGTGAGTCCCTGCTTGTGCTCTCCGGCGCTGGCCTCGCGAAGTCCGTGCCCAAGCCGGTGCCCGCCGCCGACGTCATCGGCGCCGCGGTGTCCGAGATCGAGCAGTACGCCCGGATCGAGGTCGGCATCGTGCCCGACGTCGCTGTCCAGGGCTTGGCGATCCACGACCTCGTGCACGTCCTCGCCGAGCTGCTCGACAACGCGACCTACTTCTCCGAGCCGGAGACGAAGGTCATCGTGCGGGCCGTGGTGACCCGCCGCAAGGCGCTCGCCATCCAGGTCACCGACCACGGTGTCGGCATGAGCGAGGAGCGGCTGGCCGAGGTCAACGCGCGCCTGGCCGACCCGCCGGACCTGGACGTGTCGGTGACCCGGCGAATGGGTCTGTACGTGGTCTCGCGGCTGGCCAAGCGCCACGGCATCGAGGTCCGGCTGCGCGAGAACGAGGACATCGAGGGTGGCGTGATCGCCCGGGTCGTCGTCCCGGCCGAGCTGCTCACCCAGCTCCGCCCGGGCATGCAGCGGCAGACGCCGCCGCCGGCGAACCGGTCCGAGACGTCGATGTCGATGCCGAGCATCCCGCCGATCCCGGCCGCGCGTTCGGACTTCGACCAGACGCAGTCGTTCGCGCAGACGCCTCCGCCGCCGTCGCACCCGACCCCGGCAGCGCCCCCGCCACCGGCCCACGAACCCGTGGCGAACCAGGGCGGCCTGGTGCCGCTCGACCAGCCGATCAGCCTGGACGACCTGGTCAGCGGCGGCCGCGCGGCGGGCCCGTTCCTGTCGCCGGAGCTGCCCAAGCCGGAGACGCCGGCCTGGCCGACCGCCGAGGACCTGGCGCCGCTGGCGCCGTCGTCGAACGGTGACGGGGCGAGCTCGCGGGCCGCGGACACGCAGTTCGCGCCGCTGGTGCTGCCCAAGCGCGAGCCGAAGTTCGTGCCGCCGGAGGAGCCGCCCCCGGCGCCGCCGCCCGCGCCCGAAGTCGGTTCGTCGGCGCTCGAAGACGATGTACCCACCCGGCGGTTGCCGATCTACCAGTCGGTGCTGTCACGCTGGTTCAGTGAAGGCGATGACTCGGCCGCCGACCCGGTGGCGCCGCAGGGCGACGGCGAAGACCCCAACCTGCCGCCGCTCACCGGCTCCGAGGAGCCTTCGGTGCCCGCCGCCTCGTCGTCCGCGCCCGCCGAGCCGTCCCGCGACGAGCTGCAGCCGACCGCGGCGACCCGGCACCCGCTCCTCCCGGCCGACGACGGCTGGCACAGCGCGTCCGACGACGGCTGGCAGGCGGCGCAGTCGCTGCTGGAGTCC
- a CDS encoding ABC transporter substrate-binding protein, giving the protein MSSGRVRTRRAALGLALTVAAATALTGCSALGSDSSNASSNGGGLEKSKIKVSIMPTTDLGPFWLAQDGGYFKAEGLEVEQIVAKSGQESMQKAISGEADIALSTYTPFFVAKSKGAADISLVADGTSVNAKSNAIVTVPNSTVKTINDLAGKRIAITAMNTASDILTKSVMKDHGVDFSTVKWTLIPLPNMAAALKDNQVDAAYMPEPMLTQAAKTVGATPVIDINTGASQDFPLTGYGAATKWVQANPKTLAAFQRAMKKATSDAINDRSKVEPLLVKYAKIDEDTAKLLTLPGYGSVLDARRLQRVPDLLLQMGVITSKVDAAPMIAPQATS; this is encoded by the coding sequence ATGAGCAGTGGCCGGGTTCGCACTCGCCGCGCCGCGCTCGGGCTCGCCCTCACCGTCGCAGCCGCCACGGCCCTCACCGGCTGCAGTGCGCTCGGCTCGGACAGCTCGAACGCCTCGTCGAACGGAGGCGGCCTGGAGAAGTCGAAGATCAAGGTCTCCATCATGCCCACCACGGACCTCGGTCCCTTCTGGCTGGCGCAGGACGGTGGCTACTTCAAGGCCGAGGGGCTCGAGGTCGAGCAGATCGTGGCCAAGAGCGGCCAGGAGTCGATGCAGAAGGCGATCTCCGGCGAGGCCGACATCGCCCTCTCGACCTACACGCCGTTCTTCGTCGCCAAGAGCAAGGGCGCCGCGGACATCTCGCTGGTCGCCGACGGCACGTCGGTGAACGCGAAGAGCAACGCGATCGTCACGGTGCCGAACTCGACGGTGAAGACGATCAACGACCTGGCCGGCAAGCGGATCGCGATCACGGCCATGAACACCGCGTCCGACATCCTGACCAAGTCGGTCATGAAGGACCACGGCGTCGACTTCAGCACGGTCAAGTGGACCCTGATCCCGCTGCCGAACATGGCGGCGGCGCTGAAGGACAACCAGGTCGACGCGGCCTACATGCCGGAGCCGATGCTCACCCAGGCGGCCAAGACCGTCGGTGCGACGCCGGTCATCGACATCAACACCGGCGCCAGCCAGGACTTCCCGCTGACCGGTTACGGCGCGGCGACGAAGTGGGTGCAGGCGAACCCGAAGACCCTCGCGGCCTTCCAGCGGGCGATGAAGAAGGCCACCAGCGACGCGATCAACGACCGCTCGAAGGTCGAACCGCTGCTGGTCAAGTACGCGAAGATCGACGAAGACACGGCCAAGCTGCTCACCCTGCCCGGCTACGGCTCCGTCCTGGACGCCCGGCGCCTGCAGCGGGTGCCCGACCTGCTCCTGCAGATGGGCGTCATCACCAGCAAGGTCGACGCCGCGCCGATGATCGCCCCGCAGGCGACCAGCTGA
- a CDS encoding ABC transporter permease encodes MKKLLRGLAGLVGFLLLWEVVVQVGLVSETFTPPPSVVLVTVWDLLGDPAFVRDIVATMLAWLIAIAVAIVIGVPAGLLLGSVPALRTATAAIVEFLRPIPITALVPLVLLVIGSGPEAKITLAVYASLWPIMFNTIYGMSEIDPVLMETARACGTSRFRILSSVALPQTAPFVFTGVRLSATIALIAVVSVEFLAGSQLGLGSFIIVASTGSIRFDLVLAGTVVAGTLGYLINEGLEQLGKRLFKWSTVDREAIA; translated from the coding sequence GTGAAGAAACTGCTCCGCGGCCTGGCCGGCCTGGTCGGCTTCCTCCTGCTCTGGGAGGTTGTCGTCCAGGTCGGCCTGGTCAGTGAAACGTTCACCCCGCCGCCGAGCGTCGTGCTGGTCACCGTCTGGGACCTGCTCGGCGATCCCGCGTTCGTCCGGGACATCGTCGCGACGATGCTGGCCTGGCTGATCGCCATCGCCGTCGCGATCGTGATCGGCGTGCCCGCCGGCCTCCTGCTCGGCAGCGTGCCGGCCTTGCGCACGGCCACCGCCGCGATCGTGGAGTTCCTCCGGCCGATCCCGATCACCGCACTGGTTCCCCTGGTGCTGCTGGTGATCGGCTCCGGTCCGGAAGCGAAGATCACCCTCGCCGTCTACGCCTCGCTGTGGCCGATCATGTTCAACACGATCTACGGCATGAGCGAGATCGACCCGGTGCTGATGGAGACCGCCCGGGCGTGCGGGACCAGCCGGTTCCGCATCCTGTCGTCGGTCGCGCTGCCGCAGACCGCGCCGTTCGTCTTCACCGGCGTCCGGCTGTCCGCGACCATCGCGCTGATCGCCGTCGTGAGCGTCGAGTTCCTGGCCGGTTCCCAGCTCGGGCTCGGCAGCTTCATCATCGTCGCCAGCACCGGTTCGATCCGGTTCGACCTGGTGCTGGCCGGCACGGTCGTCGCCGGGACGCTGGGCTACCTGATCAACGAGGGGCTCGAACAGCTCGGCAAGCGGCTGTTCAAGTGGAGCACCGTGGACCGGGAGGCGATCGCGTGA
- a CDS encoding ABC transporter permease, whose protein sequence is MTAATLSGRVGRRAARGAATVLRNWLLFAILVVGWEFAARAGGSKFFPPPTEIAVTAAKLWFTGPASHLFLTDAVFDNVFPSLGRTLGGWAVAAIVGIVLGVLLGRSATAMDYVGPLFAFFRSIPPPTLIPVFAVLFGLSSGMQIGSIVFGVIWPVLLNAVDGVRSVDQVKVETARSFRTPKAYWLGMVVLPAAAPKIFAGLRVSLSISLLLMVVSELVGAYNGIGRSLLNAQQDFEFPTMWSWLVLLGILGYVFNTIFLAAERRVLAWQPARLGRD, encoded by the coding sequence GTGACGGCGGCAACCCTTTCCGGCCGGGTCGGCAGGCGCGCCGCGCGCGGTGCCGCCACGGTCCTGCGCAACTGGCTGCTGTTCGCGATCCTCGTGGTCGGCTGGGAGTTCGCCGCCCGGGCCGGCGGCAGCAAGTTCTTCCCGCCGCCGACGGAGATCGCGGTCACCGCGGCGAAGCTGTGGTTCACCGGGCCGGCGTCACACCTGTTCCTCACCGACGCCGTGTTCGACAACGTGTTCCCCAGCCTGGGCCGGACGCTCGGCGGCTGGGCGGTGGCCGCGATCGTCGGCATCGTCCTCGGCGTGCTGCTCGGCCGGTCGGCGACGGCGATGGACTACGTCGGCCCGCTGTTCGCGTTCTTCCGCTCGATCCCGCCGCCGACGCTGATCCCGGTGTTCGCGGTGCTGTTCGGGCTGAGCTCGGGCATGCAGATCGGGTCGATCGTCTTCGGCGTGATCTGGCCGGTGCTGCTCAACGCGGTCGACGGCGTCCGCTCGGTCGACCAGGTGAAGGTGGAGACGGCGCGGTCGTTCCGCACGCCCAAGGCGTACTGGCTCGGCATGGTCGTGCTGCCGGCGGCGGCTCCGAAGATCTTCGCCGGGCTGCGGGTCAGCCTGTCGATCTCGCTGCTGCTGATGGTGGTCTCCGAGCTCGTCGGCGCGTACAACGGCATCGGCCGGTCGCTGCTGAACGCCCAGCAGGACTTCGAATTCCCGACCATGTGGTCGTGGCTGGTGCTGCTGGGCATCCTCGGCTACGTCTTCAACACGATCTTCCTGGCCGCGGAGCGGCGGGTGCTGGCCTGGCAGCCGGCCCGCCTCGGCCGCGACTGA
- a CDS encoding ABC transporter ATP-binding protein, translated as MSTMLEVSGLSHTYGAGAKAHTAVNNLSFTVEAGQLASIVGPSGCGKSTLLRCIAGLTPPTDGTVSLHGDRVAGVPDDLAVVFQDYSRSLFPWLSVQKNVEFPLRWRPISRAERRARAAEALEQVGLSGVGGKYPWQLSGGMQQRVSIARALASRPALLLMDEPFASVDAQTRFELEDLTRRVQREQGSTILVVTHDIDESVYLSDRVLVLSKSPASIVADLPVPLPAARDQITTRESAEFVTLRGEVARLLHGGTPAEAVTAASDAAEWELAEQTSDVRESKTRS; from the coding sequence ATGTCCACCATGCTCGAAGTGTCCGGCCTCAGCCACACCTACGGCGCCGGCGCGAAGGCGCACACCGCGGTGAACAACCTTTCGTTCACCGTCGAAGCCGGACAGCTGGCCAGCATCGTCGGCCCGTCGGGCTGCGGGAAGTCGACGCTGCTGCGCTGCATCGCCGGGCTGACGCCGCCGACCGACGGCACGGTCAGCCTGCACGGCGACCGCGTCGCCGGCGTCCCGGACGACCTCGCCGTCGTGTTCCAGGACTACAGCCGGTCGCTGTTCCCGTGGCTTTCGGTGCAGAAGAACGTCGAGTTCCCGTTGCGGTGGCGGCCGATCTCCCGCGCGGAACGCCGGGCGCGCGCGGCCGAGGCGCTCGAGCAGGTCGGCCTGTCCGGCGTCGGCGGCAAGTACCCGTGGCAGCTGTCCGGCGGCATGCAGCAGCGGGTGTCGATCGCCCGCGCGCTGGCCAGCCGCCCGGCGCTGCTGCTGATGGACGAGCCGTTCGCGTCGGTCGACGCGCAGACGCGCTTCGAGCTCGAGGACCTGACCCGGCGCGTGCAGCGCGAGCAGGGCAGCACGATCCTGGTCGTCACCCACGACATCGACGAGAGCGTCTACCTGTCCGACCGGGTGCTGGTGCTGTCGAAGTCGCCGGCGTCGATCGTGGCGGACCTGCCGGTGCCGCTGCCCGCCGCCCGGGACCAGATCACCACGCGCGAGTCGGCGGAGTTCGTGACCCTGCGCGGCGAAGTGGCCCGGCTGCTGCACGGCGGCACGCCGGCCGAGGCCGTCACGGCCGCGTCCGACGCCGCGGAGTGGGAGCTGGCCGAGCAGACTTCGGACGTCCGGGAAAGCAAGACCCGCAGCTGA
- the mdlC gene encoding benzoylformate decarboxylase, producing the protein MIKRTVLDATRELLRELGLTTVFGNPGTTEVPFLTDWPDDFDYVLGLQESAVVAMADAYAQATRKPVLVNLHSAGGVGHGLGSLFNAYRNRTPLIVVAGQQIRSLLPHEPFLGALEAPEFPKPYVKWSIEPACAEDVPAALARAYHVATQAPSGPVFVSVPADDWSAATERPVISRPRIRGFAPDPEAVDELNTALAAAERPALVVGGAVDQDGAVVETVALAERLNAAVWVAPMSFRCSFPEDHPLFQGFLDPERGAVADALAPYDLVVVLGAPAFTYHVDRGRGEAPLPPLFVVSDDEQVLARAFEGTGVRATPKLGIRALLNVVDRSTRPAPAPRQRPAKPGSDALTAELVYSTLADVLPDNALVVEEAPSHRGILHDHLPITATDTGFLTMASGTLGYGVPGVVGAALGRPDRTVVGVIGDGSSMYGIQALWTAAREELPVTFVILDNSEYAAVRILGDAIGGAKLPGTELGGIGFAALAESMGCHGVTITEPSQLVPGLTAALADPRPTLVHVRVAASSKSLY; encoded by the coding sequence ATGATCAAGCGCACGGTGCTGGACGCCACCCGCGAGCTCCTCCGCGAACTCGGTCTCACCACGGTGTTCGGCAACCCCGGCACCACCGAGGTGCCCTTCCTCACCGACTGGCCCGACGACTTCGACTACGTTCTGGGCCTGCAGGAATCCGCCGTCGTGGCAATGGCCGACGCCTACGCGCAGGCCACCCGGAAGCCGGTGCTCGTCAACCTGCACTCCGCCGGCGGGGTCGGGCACGGGCTCGGCAGCCTCTTCAACGCCTACCGCAACCGGACGCCGTTGATCGTCGTCGCCGGGCAGCAGATCCGGTCGCTGCTCCCGCACGAGCCCTTCCTCGGGGCGCTGGAAGCGCCCGAGTTCCCGAAGCCGTACGTGAAGTGGTCGATCGAGCCCGCCTGCGCCGAAGACGTCCCGGCCGCGCTCGCGCGGGCCTACCACGTCGCCACCCAGGCGCCGTCCGGTCCGGTCTTCGTCTCCGTTCCCGCCGACGACTGGTCCGCCGCCACCGAACGGCCCGTCATCTCCCGCCCCCGGATCCGCGGCTTCGCGCCCGATCCCGAGGCCGTCGACGAGCTCAACACCGCGCTGGCGGCCGCCGAGCGGCCGGCGCTGGTCGTCGGGGGAGCCGTCGACCAGGACGGGGCCGTCGTCGAAACCGTCGCGCTCGCCGAGCGGCTCAACGCCGCCGTGTGGGTCGCCCCGATGTCCTTCCGCTGCTCGTTCCCCGAGGATCACCCGCTGTTCCAAGGGTTCCTCGACCCCGAACGCGGTGCCGTCGCCGACGCGCTCGCGCCGTACGACCTCGTCGTCGTGCTCGGCGCGCCCGCCTTCACCTACCACGTCGACCGCGGGCGCGGGGAAGCTCCACTGCCGCCGCTGTTCGTCGTCAGCGACGACGAACAGGTCCTCGCGCGGGCCTTCGAAGGCACCGGCGTCCGCGCCACGCCGAAGCTGGGCATCCGCGCGCTGCTCAACGTCGTCGACCGCAGCACGCGGCCGGCGCCGGCCCCGCGGCAGCGTCCCGCGAAGCCGGGCAGCGACGCGCTGACCGCCGAACTCGTCTACTCGACGCTCGCGGACGTGTTGCCGGACAACGCCTTGGTCGTCGAGGAGGCGCCCAGCCACCGCGGGATCCTGCACGACCACCTGCCGATCACGGCCACCGACACGGGCTTCCTGACGATGGCCAGCGGCACGCTCGGCTACGGCGTCCCCGGCGTGGTCGGCGCGGCGCTCGGGCGCCCGGACCGCACGGTCGTCGGCGTGATCGGCGACGGCTCGAGCATGTACGGCATCCAGGCCCTCTGGACGGCGGCCCGCGAAGAACTGCCGGTGACGTTCGTGATCCTCGACAACTCCGAGTACGCGGCGGTCCGCATCCTCGGCGACGCGATCGGCGGCGCGAAGCTGCCGGGCACCGAACTGGGCGGCATCGGCTTCGCGGCACTGGCGGAGAGCATGGGGTGCCACGGCGTGACGATCACCGAGCCGTCGCAACTGGTCCCCGGGCTCACGGCGGCGCTGGCCGACCCGCGCCCGACGCTGGTCCACGTGCGCGTGGCGGCGTCGTCCAAGTCGTTGTACTGA
- a CDS encoding S53 family peptidase codes for MRLRKLVAAAVPLPALLGLAVAVPAAAASEPLVTLADNAAPLVNSARTGDVAADRPITAALSLKLHNQQALEKFLADVQNPASPQYHRFLTPAQFNARFGPTQADVDKAVSFLGKAGLTGIEVSGNRQAITFTGSAAQLEQAFRTGIGTYHDRASGRDFFANDAVPAVPASVSDVVSGVVGLDDHAVRTHSAKPLAQPNVVKSVTPPVLKTAYGTGSLSATGSGVNVGFVEFDGYQKADITKYDSTYGLSAGSVTTVPVSGANYDSSPGGGQIEVELDIEVVHAVAAAANDYVYEAPNSSAGELAMYQKIASDATVDVVSISWGACEAAEGSSAAKSVSSAIATGTAEGISYFAAAGDDGTTDCYRQTGSTAKGVDFPASSPNVSGVGGTKLSVTSTNGYSSEVVWNDGNSGGSTGGGISTVFTAPSWQSSQSTTYRKVPDVAADASPTSGYYIYSAGTWETVGGTSGATPLWAAFAALQNQVHGGALGNLNPKFYSIGNGSSYGTGFHDVTSGNNTLHGTTGFSAGTGYDQVTGWGSFKASGLSGLLG; via the coding sequence ATGCGCTTGCGCAAGCTCGTCGCGGCCGCTGTGCCGCTGCCTGCGTTGCTCGGCCTCGCCGTGGCCGTCCCGGCCGCCGCGGCGTCGGAACCCCTGGTCACGCTGGCCGACAACGCCGCGCCGCTGGTCAACAGCGCCCGCACCGGCGACGTCGCGGCCGACCGGCCGATCACCGCAGCGCTCTCCCTGAAACTGCACAACCAGCAGGCGCTCGAAAAGTTCCTCGCCGACGTGCAGAATCCCGCATCGCCGCAATACCACCGGTTCCTCACCCCGGCGCAGTTCAATGCCAGGTTCGGGCCGACCCAGGCCGACGTCGACAAGGCCGTCTCATTTCTCGGGAAAGCGGGCCTGACCGGGATCGAGGTTTCCGGGAACCGGCAGGCCATCACGTTCACCGGTTCGGCGGCACAGCTCGAGCAGGCGTTCCGGACCGGGATCGGGACCTACCACGACCGTGCTTCCGGGCGGGACTTCTTCGCCAACGACGCCGTGCCGGCCGTGCCCGCGAGCGTCTCGGACGTCGTGAGCGGCGTCGTCGGCCTCGACGACCACGCGGTGCGGACGCACTCGGCGAAGCCGCTCGCCCAGCCCAACGTCGTCAAGTCCGTCACCCCGCCGGTGCTCAAGACCGCTTACGGCACCGGCAGCCTGTCGGCGACCGGCAGCGGCGTGAACGTCGGCTTCGTCGAGTTCGACGGCTACCAGAAGGCCGACATCACCAAGTACGACAGCACGTACGGCCTTTCCGCGGGCTCGGTGACGACCGTGCCGGTCAGCGGGGCCAACTACGACTCGTCGCCGGGTGGCGGCCAGATCGAGGTCGAGCTCGACATCGAGGTCGTGCACGCGGTGGCCGCGGCGGCGAACGACTACGTCTACGAGGCACCGAACTCGAGCGCGGGCGAACTGGCGATGTACCAGAAGATCGCCTCCGACGCGACGGTCGACGTCGTCTCGATCTCCTGGGGCGCCTGCGAAGCGGCCGAGGGGTCGAGCGCGGCGAAGAGCGTGAGCAGCGCGATCGCGACCGGCACGGCGGAGGGCATTTCCTACTTCGCGGCCGCGGGCGACGACGGCACGACCGACTGCTACCGCCAGACCGGTTCGACGGCCAAGGGCGTCGACTTCCCGGCGTCGAGCCCGAACGTGTCGGGCGTCGGCGGGACGAAGCTGAGCGTGACGTCGACCAACGGCTACAGCAGCGAAGTGGTCTGGAACGACGGCAACAGCGGCGGTTCGACCGGCGGCGGCATCTCGACGGTGTTCACCGCGCCGTCGTGGCAGTCGTCGCAGAGCACGACGTACCGCAAGGTGCCGGACGTGGCGGCGGACGCCTCGCCGACGTCGGGTTACTACATCTACAGCGCGGGCACGTGGGAAACGGTCGGCGGCACGTCGGGCGCCACTCCGCTGTGGGCGGCCTTCGCGGCCCTGCAGAACCAGGTGCACGGCGGCGCGCTGGGCAACCTGAACCCGAAGTTCTACTCGATCGGCAACGGGTCCTCGTACGGCACGGGCTTCCACGACGTGACGTCGGGCAACAACACCCTGCACGGGACGACCGGGTTCAGCGCCGGCACCGGGTACGACCAGGTGACGGGCTGGGGTTCGTTCAAGGCGAGCGGGCTGTCGGGCCTGCTCGGCTGA
- a CDS encoding copper homeostasis protein CutC yields the protein MSSKTPLLEVIALDAADAESAQAGGADRLELVADMAQDGLTPSVETLRDVLSATDLPVRVMLRDNGSFAVGDLEGLRADTGRLVDAGAREFVFGFLNVDSEIDVDACEALIKEIDGLSWTFHRAIDRTRDPVRAYDRLGDLGCDTVLAAGHPNGVASGLSVLQRLAQREGGPELLVGGGLRAQQVHLLRAGGVRGFHVGSAVRPGGWQAPVDAGTVRNWVDLVKS from the coding sequence ATGAGCTCGAAGACGCCCCTGCTGGAAGTGATCGCGCTGGACGCGGCGGACGCCGAAAGCGCGCAGGCGGGCGGGGCCGACCGCCTCGAACTGGTTGCGGACATGGCGCAGGACGGCCTCACGCCGTCGGTCGAGACGCTGCGTGACGTGCTCTCGGCGACCGACCTCCCGGTGCGGGTCATGCTGCGGGACAACGGGTCCTTCGCCGTCGGCGACCTGGAAGGGCTGCGTGCCGACACCGGACGGCTGGTCGACGCGGGGGCGCGCGAGTTCGTCTTCGGCTTCCTCAACGTCGACAGCGAGATCGACGTCGACGCCTGCGAAGCGCTGATCAAGGAGATCGACGGCCTGTCCTGGACTTTCCACCGCGCCATCGACCGCACGCGTGACCCGGTGCGCGCGTACGACCGGCTCGGCGACCTCGGCTGCGACACCGTGCTCGCCGCGGGTCACCCGAACGGCGTGGCCAGTGGGCTTTCGGTGCTGCAGCGGCTCGCGCAGCGTGAAGGCGGGCCGGAGCTGCTCGTCGGCGGGGGACTGCGCGCGCAGCAGGTGCACCTCCTGCGGGCGGGCGGGGTGCGCGGTTTCCACGTCGGCAGCGCCGTCCGGCCCGGCGGCTGGCAGGCGCCGGTGGACGCGGGCACCGTGCGGAACTGGGTCGACCTCGTCAAATCCTGA